In Pseudomonas lalkuanensis, the following are encoded in one genomic region:
- a CDS encoding MetQ/NlpA family ABC transporter substrate-binding protein — protein sequence MKKLLVAFAALTALSAQADTLKVAATPVPHAEILEFIKPQLAKEGVDLQVKVFTDYVQPNVQVAEGRLDANFFQHQPYLDEFNKARQTKVKLVSVTGVHVEPFGAYSSKVKSLAELPEGAQVVIPNDATNGGRALLLLDKAGVIKLKDNTSITATPKDIVENPKGIKVRELEAATLPRVLNQVDLALINTNYALEAKLNPTKDALVIEGSDSPYVNILVSREDNKASADMQKLAKALNSPEVKKFIEQKYKGAVVPAF from the coding sequence ATGAAGAAACTGCTGGTGGCCTTCGCTGCCCTGACCGCCCTCTCCGCCCAGGCCGACACCCTGAAAGTCGCCGCCACCCCGGTGCCCCACGCGGAGATCCTCGAGTTCATCAAGCCGCAACTGGCCAAAGAAGGCGTGGACTTGCAGGTGAAGGTCTTCACCGACTACGTCCAGCCCAACGTGCAGGTTGCCGAAGGCCGTCTGGACGCCAACTTCTTCCAGCACCAGCCTTACCTCGACGAGTTCAACAAGGCCCGCCAGACCAAGGTGAAGCTGGTTTCCGTCACCGGCGTGCACGTCGAGCCCTTCGGCGCCTACTCCAGCAAGGTGAAGTCCCTGGCCGAGCTGCCGGAAGGCGCCCAGGTGGTCATCCCCAACGACGCCACCAACGGCGGCCGCGCCCTGCTCCTGCTGGACAAGGCCGGCGTGATCAAGCTGAAGGACAACACCAGCATCACCGCCACCCCGAAGGACATCGTCGAGAACCCCAAGGGCATCAAGGTCCGTGAGCTGGAAGCCGCCACCCTGCCGCGCGTGCTGAACCAGGTCGACCTGGCGCTGATCAACACCAACTATGCGCTGGAAGCCAAGCTGAACCCCACCAAGGACGCCCTGGTGATCGAAGGCAGCGACTCGCCCTACGTGAACATCCTGGTATCGCGCGAGGACAACAAGGCCAGCGCCGACATGCAGAAACTGGCCAAGGCCCTGAACAGCCCCGAGGTGAAGAAATTCATCGAGCAGAAGTACAAGGGCGCCGTGGTTCCGGCGTTCTGA
- a CDS encoding methionine ABC transporter permease, protein MDALLANIDWYEIWLATLDTFLMLGGSLLFTVLLGLPLGVLLFLTGPRQLFEQKAVYGLLSLLVNVLRSLPFIILLIVMIPFTVFLTGTSLGVAGAIPPLVVGATPFFARLVETALREVDRGILEATQAMGATTGQIIWNALLPEARPGIFAAITVTAITLVSYTAMAGVVGAGGLGDLAIRFGYQRFQTDVMVVTVVLLLVLVQILQTVGDKLVVHFSRK, encoded by the coding sequence ATGGACGCCCTGCTCGCCAATATCGACTGGTACGAAATCTGGCTCGCCACCCTCGACACCTTCCTCATGCTCGGTGGCTCGCTGCTGTTCACCGTGCTGCTGGGCCTGCCGCTGGGCGTGCTGCTGTTCCTCACCGGCCCGCGCCAGCTGTTCGAGCAGAAGGCCGTATACGGCCTGCTGTCGCTGCTGGTGAACGTGCTGCGTTCGCTGCCCTTCATCATCCTGCTGATCGTGATGATCCCCTTCACCGTGTTCCTCACCGGTACCTCCCTGGGCGTCGCTGGCGCCATCCCGCCGCTGGTGGTCGGTGCCACGCCGTTCTTCGCGCGCCTGGTGGAAACGGCGTTGCGCGAGGTGGACCGCGGCATCCTGGAAGCCACCCAGGCGATGGGCGCCACCACCGGCCAGATCATCTGGAACGCCCTGCTGCCGGAAGCGCGGCCGGGCATCTTCGCCGCCATCACCGTCACCGCCATCACCCTGGTGTCCTACACGGCGATGGCCGGCGTGGTGGGCGCGGGCGGCCTCGGCGACCTGGCCATCCGCTTCGGCTACCAGCGCTTCCAGACCGACGTGATGGTGGTCACCGTGGTCCTGCTGCTGGTGCTCGTACAGATACTGCAAACCGTCGGCGACAAGCTGGTGGTGCATTTTTCCCGTAAATGA
- a CDS encoding methionine ABC transporter ATP-binding protein, which translates to MIEFHNVHKAYRVEGREIPALQPTDLAIQSGEVFGLIGHSGAGKSTLLRLINRLEEPTGGRIVIDGEDVTALDSEGLRRFRQRVGMIFQHFNLLSSKTVAENVALPLKLAGELSRTEIDRRVTELLDRVGLSDHARKYPAQLSGGQKQRVGIARALATQPKILLCDEATSALDPQTTASVLQLLAEINRELKLTIVLITHEMDVIRRVCDRVAVMDGGVIVEQGAVADVFLHPQHITTQRFVLEDEQVDESEQRDDFAHVSGRILRLTFRGEATYAPLLGTVARQTGVDYSILAGRIDRIKDTPYGQLTLALTGGDIDAALGCFREADVHLEILR; encoded by the coding sequence GTGATCGAATTCCATAACGTCCACAAGGCGTACCGCGTCGAAGGCCGCGAAATCCCGGCCCTGCAGCCGACCGACCTCGCCATCCAGAGCGGCGAAGTGTTCGGCCTGATCGGCCACTCCGGTGCTGGCAAGAGCACCCTGCTGCGCCTGATCAACCGCCTTGAAGAACCCACCGGTGGTCGCATCGTCATCGATGGCGAAGACGTCACCGCCCTGGACAGCGAAGGCCTGCGCCGCTTCCGCCAGCGCGTCGGGATGATCTTCCAGCACTTCAACCTGCTGTCGTCCAAGACCGTCGCCGAGAACGTCGCCCTGCCGCTGAAGCTGGCGGGCGAGCTGTCCCGCACCGAGATCGATCGCCGCGTCACCGAACTGCTGGACCGCGTCGGCCTCAGCGACCACGCCCGCAAGTACCCGGCACAGCTTTCCGGCGGCCAGAAGCAGCGCGTCGGCATCGCCCGCGCCCTGGCCACCCAGCCGAAGATCCTGCTCTGCGACGAGGCCACCAGCGCCCTCGACCCGCAGACCACGGCCTCGGTGCTGCAACTGCTGGCCGAGATCAACCGCGAGCTGAAGCTCACCATCGTCCTCATCACCCACGAGATGGACGTGATCCGCCGGGTCTGCGACCGCGTGGCGGTGATGGATGGCGGCGTGATCGTCGAGCAGGGTGCGGTGGCCGATGTGTTCCTGCATCCGCAGCACATCACCACCCAGCGCTTCGTGCTGGAAGACGAGCAGGTGGACGAGAGCGAACAGCGCGATGACTTCGCCCACGTCAGCGGCCGCATCCTGCGCCTGACCTTCCGTGGCGAGGCGACCTACGCCCCGCTGCTGGGCACCGTCGCGCGCCAGACCGGCGTCGACTACAGCATCCTTGCCGGACGCATCGACCGCATCAAGGACACCCCCTACGGCCAGCTGACCCTGGCCCTGACCGGCGGCGACATCGACGCCGCGCTTGGCTGCTTCCGCGAGGCGGACGTGCACCTGGAGATCCTGCGCTGA
- a CDS encoding PA5502 family lipoprotein, with the protein MKLFATRCLPVVAFSLLLAACQTAQQVAEVPTDDLVSSFRHLDQDLADGKLTEAETQLKGLEERAAGDTRLEQYQRQLADAWLKRGQDALQQGDLDNATKALSHARSLMPQAPALTTGLDGAIDQAREAAEARAEQARHAAEAAAAKENAARLDQARQLREAAERQAAAIQAQTVLPNTPLGEKPVVQDSKPRALKPLVELPMLDRDDNENLRRLLDGVAADIVAHDCTVQIQVREAKDYPWVAALLSARVKKLDPGFKTQYSQALNPDQVPRLVLSPRH; encoded by the coding sequence ATGAAGCTGTTCGCCACTCGTTGCCTGCCCGTTGTCGCCTTTTCCCTGCTGTTGGCCGCCTGCCAGACCGCCCAGCAAGTGGCCGAGGTACCAACCGACGATCTGGTCAGCAGCTTCCGACATCTCGACCAGGACCTTGCCGACGGCAAGCTCACCGAAGCAGAGACTCAGCTCAAGGGCCTGGAAGAAAGGGCCGCCGGCGACACCCGTCTCGAGCAGTACCAGCGCCAGCTGGCCGATGCCTGGCTCAAGCGCGGCCAGGACGCCCTGCAGCAAGGCGACCTGGACAACGCCACCAAGGCCCTCAGCCATGCCCGTAGCCTGATGCCCCAGGCGCCCGCCCTGACCACCGGCCTGGACGGCGCCATCGACCAGGCCCGCGAAGCCGCCGAAGCCCGCGCCGAACAGGCCCGCCACGCCGCCGAGGCCGCCGCTGCCAAGGAAAATGCCGCGCGCCTGGACCAGGCCCGTCAGCTGCGCGAGGCCGCCGAACGCCAGGCCGCCGCCATCCAGGCGCAGACCGTCCTGCCCAATACGCCCCTGGGCGAAAAGCCCGTTGTCCAGGACAGCAAGCCACGCGCGCTGAAACCGCTGGTGGAGCTGCCCATGCTCGACCGCGACGACAACGAGAACCTGCGCCGCCTGCTGGATGGCGTGGCCGCCGATATCGTCGCCCACGATTGCACCGTGCAGATCCAGGTGCGTGAGGCCAAGGACTACCCCTGGGTCGCCGCCCTGCTGTCGGCACGGGTGAAGAAGCTCGATCCCGGCTTCAAGACCCAGTACAGCCAGGCCCTGAACCCCGACCAGGTGCCGCGCCTGGTACTCAGCCCGCGCCACTGA
- a CDS encoding GMC family oxidoreductase, translated as MYPALQDFDYLIVGAGPAGCLLANRLSADPGVRVLLLEAGGRDTYPWIHIPVGYLYCIGNPRTDWCYRTEAEPGLHGRSLGYPRGRVLGGSSSINGMIYMRGQAADYDRWEALGNAGWSWKDVLPLFLRSESHFGGSSEFHNGAGEWRVERQRLSWEILDAFRLAAGECGIAPLDDFNTGDNEGCGYFQVNQRAGVRWNASKAFLRPASQRPNLTVRTGVEVQRLLLEQGRAAGVSGRWEGVQHEFRARREVILCAGAVGTPMLLQRSGVGPRPLLERLGIGVRHELAGVGGNLQDHLQLRLIFKVSGVPTLNQMAGSLWGRLGMGLRYLTSRSGPLAMAPSQLGAFVRSGPEQTRANLEYHVQPLSLERFGEPLHSFPAFTASVCNLRPRSRGRVDIRSVDHRAPPLIQPGYLSDAEDLRVAADAIRLTRRIAAAPALARYRPEEYLPGPALQSEEELHEAAGQIGTTIFHPVGTCRMGQDRDAVVDADLKVHGIPGLRIADASVMPEIVSGNTCSPTLMIAEKAASLVLADLRRGAAAQS; from the coding sequence ATGTACCCAGCCCTCCAGGACTTCGACTACCTCATCGTCGGCGCCGGCCCTGCCGGCTGCCTGCTGGCCAACCGGCTTTCCGCCGACCCCGGCGTGCGCGTGCTGCTGCTGGAAGCCGGCGGCCGTGACACCTATCCGTGGATCCACATTCCGGTCGGCTACCTCTATTGCATCGGCAACCCACGTACCGACTGGTGCTATCGCACCGAGGCCGAGCCTGGCCTGCATGGCCGCAGCCTGGGTTACCCGCGCGGGCGCGTGCTGGGCGGCAGCTCCTCGATCAACGGGATGATCTACATGCGCGGCCAGGCTGCCGACTACGATCGCTGGGAGGCGCTGGGCAATGCGGGCTGGAGCTGGAAGGACGTGTTGCCCCTGTTCCTGCGCAGCGAAAGTCATTTCGGCGGTTCCAGCGAGTTTCACAACGGTGCCGGCGAGTGGCGGGTCGAACGCCAGCGCCTCTCGTGGGAAATCCTCGACGCCTTCCGGCTGGCCGCCGGCGAATGCGGCATTGCCCCGCTGGACGATTTCAACACCGGCGACAACGAAGGCTGCGGCTACTTCCAGGTCAACCAGCGTGCCGGGGTGCGCTGGAATGCGTCCAAGGCGTTCCTGCGACCCGCGTCGCAACGGCCCAATCTCACGGTGCGCACCGGAGTGGAGGTGCAGCGCCTGTTGCTGGAGCAGGGCCGCGCAGCAGGCGTGTCGGGGCGCTGGGAGGGTGTGCAGCATGAATTCCGGGCGCGGCGGGAAGTGATCCTCTGCGCCGGTGCCGTAGGCACGCCGATGCTGCTGCAACGCTCGGGGGTCGGTCCGCGACCGCTGCTCGAGCGCCTCGGCATCGGCGTGCGACATGAGCTCGCCGGGGTGGGCGGAAACCTGCAGGACCACCTGCAGCTGCGGCTGATCTTCAAGGTCTCCGGCGTGCCGACCCTCAACCAGATGGCCGGCAGCCTGTGGGGCCGGCTGGGCATGGGGCTGCGCTACCTCACCAGCCGCAGCGGGCCGTTGGCCATGGCGCCGAGCCAGCTCGGCGCCTTCGTCCGTTCCGGTCCCGAGCAGACCCGGGCGAATCTCGAATACCACGTACAGCCGCTGTCCCTGGAGCGATTCGGCGAGCCGCTGCATTCCTTCCCTGCCTTTACCGCGTCGGTGTGCAACCTGCGCCCGCGTAGCCGTGGCCGGGTAGACATCCGCTCTGTCGATCACCGGGCGCCGCCGTTGATTCAGCCCGGTTACCTGAGTGATGCCGAGGACCTGCGGGTGGCCGCCGATGCCATCCGCCTGACCCGGCGTATCGCCGCCGCGCCGGCGTTGGCGCGCTATCGGCCGGAGGAGTACCTGCCGGGACCGGCGCTGCAGAGCGAAGAGGAGCTGCATGAGGCAGCGGGGCAGATCGGCACCACCATCTTCCACCCGGTGGGTACCTGCCGCATGGGGCAGGATCGGGACGCCGTGGTGGATGCCGACCTCAAGGTGCACGGTATTCCGGGGTTGCGCATTGCCGACGCCTCGGTGATGCCGGAAATCGTCTCCGGCAACACCTGCTCGCCGACCCTGATGATCGCCGAGAAGGCCGCGTCCCTGGTGCTTGCCGATCTCAGGCGCGGCGCGGCAGCGCAAAGCTGA
- the znuB gene encoding zinc ABC transporter permease subunit ZnuB codes for MADFLLNALLAGLALALVAGPLGSFVVWRRMAYFGDTLSHAALLGVALGLMLDVSPTLAVTVGCVLLAVLLVTLQQRQPLASDTLLGILAHSTLSLGLVALSFMSEVRIDLMGYLFGDLLAVSRSDLAWILGGSALVLLVLIPMWRPLLAITVHEELARVEGLPVAAIRLALMLLIAVVIAVAMKIVGVLLITSLLIIPAAAAQRHARSPEQMALGASLLGLVAVCAGLALSWFKDTPAGPSIVVSAASLFLFSFALPRRA; via the coding sequence ATGGCTGATTTCCTGCTCAACGCACTGCTCGCCGGCCTCGCCCTGGCCCTGGTGGCCGGTCCTCTCGGCTCCTTCGTGGTCTGGCGGCGCATGGCCTATTTCGGCGACACCCTGTCCCACGCCGCGCTGCTCGGCGTGGCCCTGGGCCTGATGCTGGACGTCAGCCCGACCCTCGCCGTGACCGTCGGCTGCGTACTGCTCGCAGTGCTGCTGGTCACCCTGCAGCAACGCCAGCCGCTGGCGTCAGACACCCTGCTGGGCATCCTCGCCCACAGCACCCTGTCGCTGGGTCTCGTGGCCCTGAGCTTCATGAGCGAAGTGCGTATCGACCTGATGGGCTACCTCTTCGGCGACCTGCTGGCGGTCAGCCGCAGCGACCTTGCCTGGATCCTCGGCGGCAGCGCCCTGGTGCTGCTGGTGCTGATCCCCATGTGGCGGCCGCTGCTGGCGATCACCGTGCACGAGGAACTGGCGCGGGTAGAGGGCCTGCCAGTGGCAGCCATCCGCCTCGCCCTGATGCTGCTGATCGCGGTGGTGATCGCCGTGGCGATGAAGATCGTCGGCGTGCTGCTGATCACCTCGCTGCTGATCATCCCGGCCGCCGCCGCCCAGCGCCACGCCCGCAGCCCCGAGCAAATGGCCCTGGGCGCCAGCCTGCTGGGCCTGGTGGCGGTCTGCGCCGGCCTTGCGCTGTCCTGGTTCAAGGACACCCCGGCCGGCCCGTCCATCGTGGTCTCCGCCGCCAGCCTGTTCCTCTTCAGCTTTGCGCTGCCGCGCCGCGCCTGA
- the znuC gene encoding zinc ABC transporter ATP-binding protein ZnuC, whose protein sequence is MSEALIRLEKVGVDFAGQPVLQDVHLAVKAGEIVTLIGPNGAGKTTLVRTVLGLLKPDKGEVWRKPRLHIGYMPQKLQVDATLPLTVLRFLRLVPGVDRKAALAALDEVGAVQVIDSPLQNISGGELQRVLLARALLREPELLVLDEPVQGVDVAGQAELYRLITRLRDRHGCGVLMVSHDLHLVMSATDQVVCLNRHVCCSGHPEQVSGDPAFVELFGQDAKSLAVYHHHHDHAHDLHGEVVKQPFPAGTRFTPVHQHGPDCNHG, encoded by the coding sequence ATGAGCGAGGCACTGATCCGCCTCGAAAAGGTCGGCGTCGACTTTGCCGGGCAGCCGGTGCTGCAGGACGTGCACCTGGCCGTGAAGGCCGGGGAGATCGTCACCCTGATCGGCCCCAACGGTGCCGGCAAGACCACCCTGGTGCGCACCGTTCTCGGCCTGCTCAAGCCGGACAAGGGCGAGGTCTGGCGCAAGCCGCGGCTGCACATCGGCTACATGCCGCAGAAGCTCCAGGTGGATGCCACCCTGCCGCTCACCGTGCTGCGTTTCCTGCGCCTGGTGCCGGGCGTGGACCGCAAGGCGGCCCTCGCCGCGCTGGATGAAGTAGGCGCCGTGCAGGTGATCGACAGCCCGCTGCAGAACATTTCCGGCGGCGAATTGCAGCGCGTGCTGCTGGCCCGTGCGCTGCTGCGCGAACCCGAGCTGCTGGTGCTCGACGAGCCCGTGCAGGGCGTCGATGTCGCCGGCCAGGCCGAGCTCTATCGCCTGATCACCCGCCTGCGCGACCGCCACGGCTGCGGCGTGCTGATGGTTTCCCACGACCTGCACCTGGTGATGAGCGCCACCGACCAGGTGGTCTGCCTCAATCGCCATGTCTGCTGCTCCGGCCACCCGGAACAAGTCAGCGGCGACCCGGCCTTCGTCGAGCTGTTCGGCCAGGATGCCAAGAGCCTCGCGGTCTACCACCACCATCACGACCACGCCCACGACCTGCATGGCGAAGTGGTGAAGCAACCTTTCCCCGCCGGCACCCGTTTCACTCCCGTCCACCAGCACGGCCCCGACTGCAACCATGGCTGA